The genomic window AGCGTTCACGAGAGCGCCCCCTCGATGGCCTTGATGGCCGCGGAAGTCACCACCAGGTGCTTGTGGCGCAGGACGGACTCGAGGTTCAGCCCCTCGGGCGGGAGCACGTCGAACTTCGCCAGGTTGCGCACGCTGCGGTGCAGGTTGATGTTGTCCTTGGCGTCGATGACCAGCGCGCCGGCCAGCTTCAGCCGCTTGGTCAGCACATCGAACGCCTGCTTGCTCTTCGCCGCGTCCAGCTTGAAGCCGTCCAGGATGATGAGCGTCTTCTCCTGGGCGCGCAGCGACAGGGCCGCCCGGAGCGCACCGCGCCGCACCTTCTTGGGCGGACGGTAGAAGTAATCCCGAGGCTTGGGACCCATCGCCTTGCCGCCGCCCACCCAGTGGGAAGCGCGGATGGAGCCCTGGCGGGCGCGGCCGGTACCCTTCTGCTTCCAGGGCTTCTTGCCGCCACCGCTCACCAGCGAGGTGTTCTTCACCGCCACCGTACCGCGGCGACGGTTCACCTGCTGCATCTTCGCCACCTCATAGAAGAGGTGCGCGTTCGGCTCGGCGCCGAAAATCTCGTCGGAGAGCTCGAGCTCCGACACCTTCTTCAAGTCCAGATCGACTACGTCGAACTTCGCCATGGCTATTTCCTCTGGGGAATGGAGTGGAACCGGTCGGGCCCTACCCCGTCCCTCAGGATTTGATCTCCACGTCAACGCCGGCCGACAGATCCAGCTTCATCAGCGCGTCCAGCGTCTGCTGGGTGGGCTCGAGGATGTCGAGCAGGCGCTTGTGCGTGCGGATCTCGAACTGCTCGCGGCTCTTCTTGTCCACGTGCGGCGACCGCAGCACCGTGAACTTGTTGATGCGCGTGGGCAGGGGGATCGGACCGGCAACCTTGGCGCCCGTGCGCCGCGCCGTCTCGACGATCTCCCCAGCGCTCTGATCCAGGAGCTTGGAGTCGTAGGCCTTCAGCCGGATGCGGATCTTCTGTGTCGCCATTCGCAAAAACCTCTTTGTACGGCCTCTGATGGAGGCGCTACGCCCAACGTCCCCTGGATGTCACAGAGCCGTCTCTTCGAAGGGGCGCGGCATGTACCACCGCGCCCCGCGTGTATGCAACCTAATTCACACTGCCCCGGCTTTTCGCTGTTTCTTCAAGCCAGGGCAAGTGGAAACTTCTCTACTACGCGATGATCTCGGCCACAACGCCCGCGCCCACCGTGCGTCCACCCTCGCGAACCGCGAAGCGCAGCTCCT from Cystobacter fuscus DSM 2262 includes these protein-coding regions:
- the rplD gene encoding 50S ribosomal protein L4; protein product: MAKFDVVDLDLKKVSELELSDEIFGAEPNAHLFYEVAKMQQVNRRRGTVAVKNTSLVSGGGKKPWKQKGTGRARQGSIRASHWVGGGKAMGPKPRDYFYRPPKKVRRGALRAALSLRAQEKTLIILDGFKLDAAKSKQAFDVLTKRLKLAGALVIDAKDNINLHRSVRNLAKFDVLPPEGLNLESVLRHKHLVVTSAAIKAIEGALS
- the rpsJ gene encoding 30S ribosomal protein S10, translating into MATQKIRIRLKAYDSKLLDQSAGEIVETARRTGAKVAGPIPLPTRINKFTVLRSPHVDKKSREQFEIRTHKRLLDILEPTQQTLDALMKLDLSAGVDVEIKS